Proteins encoded within one genomic window of Gloeobacter kilaueensis JS1:
- the msrA gene encoding peptide-methionine (S)-S-oxide reductase MsrA, with protein MWLFDKLDTKIKMPSPEQALPGRQQKMPVPEKHFVNGHPLVPPFAEGYQTAIFGLGCFWGAERKFWQTPGVYTTAVGYAGGYTPNPTYREVCTGKTGHNEVVLVVFDPAAVSYEELLKVFWESHDPTQGMRQGNDAGTQYRSGIYTTTPAQKRLAEASRDAYQALLTKAGFGEITTEILDAPAFYYAEDYHQQYLAKNPNGYCGLGGTGVGCPVGLFENA; from the coding sequence ATGTGGTTGTTCGACAAGCTCGACACCAAAATCAAGATGCCCAGTCCCGAGCAGGCGCTGCCGGGCCGCCAGCAAAAGATGCCCGTGCCCGAAAAGCACTTCGTCAACGGCCATCCGCTGGTGCCACCTTTTGCTGAAGGATACCAGACGGCCATCTTTGGCCTGGGCTGTTTCTGGGGGGCCGAGCGCAAGTTCTGGCAGACGCCCGGCGTCTACACCACCGCCGTCGGTTACGCCGGTGGCTACACGCCCAACCCCACCTACCGGGAAGTCTGCACCGGCAAGACCGGCCACAACGAAGTCGTGCTCGTCGTCTTCGATCCGGCAGCGGTGAGCTACGAGGAACTGTTAAAAGTCTTCTGGGAAAGCCACGATCCGACCCAGGGGATGCGCCAGGGCAACGATGCCGGCACCCAGTACCGCTCGGGCATCTACACCACCACCCCCGCACAAAAACGGCTGGCCGAAGCTTCCCGCGACGCCTATCAGGCGCTCCTGACAAAGGCCGGTTTCGGTGAAATCACCACCGAAATCCTCGACGCGCCCGCGTTCTACTACGCGGAGGACTACCACCAGCAGTACCTGGCCAAAAATCCCAACGGCTACTGCGGTCTGGGCGGCACTGGCGTCGGTTGCCCGGTGGGGCTATTCGAGAACGCCTAG
- a CDS encoding ABC transporter permease has product MNDLWHKTRTLLAVQYAYMLEYRAELLLWALSGSLPIILLGLWTQAAQGGRFGLGPLDFARYFIAVFVVRQLTVVWVVWEFEREVVEGRLSSYLLQPIDPVWRHVAGHVSERLARLPFIVLLVGLFFLLYPSAFWIPDWRNALAFAALAVLVFALRFLIQYTFALLAFWTERASAIEELWFLCYAYLSGLIAPLTIFPPVVREIALWTPFPYLVYFPASVIAGLPVNWPRGLLVMFLWGILFFGLNRWLWRRGLKQYSGMGA; this is encoded by the coding sequence TTGAACGATCTGTGGCATAAGACCCGCACGCTGCTCGCCGTGCAGTACGCCTACATGCTCGAGTACCGGGCGGAACTGTTACTTTGGGCGCTCTCCGGCTCGCTGCCGATTATCTTGTTGGGACTGTGGACCCAGGCGGCCCAGGGCGGACGCTTTGGCCTGGGGCCGCTCGATTTTGCCCGTTACTTTATCGCCGTCTTTGTCGTCCGCCAGCTCACCGTCGTCTGGGTGGTCTGGGAGTTCGAGCGGGAAGTCGTCGAAGGGCGGCTCTCCTCCTACCTGCTCCAGCCTATCGACCCGGTCTGGCGGCACGTCGCAGGCCACGTGAGCGAAAGACTGGCACGGCTGCCCTTTATCGTGCTCCTGGTCGGGCTTTTTTTCTTGCTCTACCCGAGTGCCTTCTGGATACCGGACTGGCGCAACGCCCTCGCCTTCGCCGCTCTGGCGGTGCTCGTCTTTGCCCTGCGCTTTTTGATTCAGTACACCTTTGCCCTGCTCGCCTTCTGGACCGAGCGGGCCAGTGCGATCGAAGAACTGTGGTTTCTCTGCTACGCCTATCTTTCGGGCCTCATCGCTCCTTTGACGATCTTTCCTCCCGTCGTGCGCGAGATCGCCCTCTGGACCCCTTTTCCGTACCTGGTCTACTTTCCAGCCAGCGTCATCGCCGGATTACCAGTCAACTGGCCACGGGGGCTGCTGGTGATGTTCCTCTGGGGGATTCTCTTTTTTGGGCTGAACCGCTGGCTCTGGCGGCGCGGCCTCAAGCAGTACTCGGGCATGGGAGCATAA
- a CDS encoding glycosyltransferase: protein MKVALVHDYLIKHGGSENVLEALLQLFPDVPIYTSYYSAETLPACWRSRDIRTSFLQKIPLGKTANYQQRLQYLLPLLPVAFENFDLREYDLVISSAHAFAKGVLTRQDALHVSYMHTPTRYLWDMTWEYQRNFRKPLLGSLMPPVLSLLRTWDYQAAQRPDYLIANSRYIQQRIAKFYRRSSTLVYPPVDTKFFVPAATPSLDYYLVAGRFVPYKRLDLAVEAFNRLGLPLWVVGEGPELERLRSVARQNIVFYPHQPRAQLAEFFANCRALIFPGEEDFGILPVEVQACGRPVIAFGRGGATETVVPDETGVLFSEQSVESLMSAVWRAEQRDWSSRIIRAHAEGFSQERFLESVRGCIERALRGDLNF, encoded by the coding sequence GTGAAGGTTGCCCTCGTCCACGACTACCTCATCAAGCACGGTGGCTCCGAGAACGTCCTCGAAGCACTGTTGCAGCTTTTTCCCGATGTGCCGATCTACACCAGCTACTACAGCGCCGAGACCCTGCCGGCGTGCTGGCGCAGCCGTGACATCCGCACGTCGTTTCTCCAAAAAATTCCCCTGGGCAAAACGGCCAACTACCAGCAGCGCCTGCAGTACCTGTTGCCGCTATTGCCGGTAGCCTTCGAGAACTTCGACCTGCGCGAATACGATCTGGTCATCTCGAGTGCCCACGCCTTCGCCAAGGGCGTGCTCACCCGCCAGGACGCCCTGCACGTCAGCTACATGCACACCCCCACCCGCTACCTGTGGGATATGACCTGGGAGTACCAGCGCAACTTTCGCAAGCCGCTCCTCGGGTCTTTGATGCCGCCGGTGCTGAGCCTGCTGCGCACCTGGGACTACCAGGCCGCCCAGCGGCCCGATTATCTGATCGCCAACTCCCGCTACATCCAGCAGCGGATCGCCAAGTTTTACCGCCGCTCTTCGACCCTCGTCTATCCGCCGGTGGACACCAAGTTTTTTGTCCCCGCTGCTACGCCCAGCCTCGACTACTATCTGGTGGCAGGGCGCTTTGTGCCCTACAAGCGCCTCGATCTGGCTGTCGAAGCGTTCAATAGACTCGGCCTGCCCCTGTGGGTGGTGGGCGAAGGGCCAGAACTGGAGCGGTTGCGCTCGGTGGCGCGCCAAAATATCGTCTTTTATCCCCACCAACCGCGCGCGCAACTGGCGGAGTTTTTTGCCAACTGCCGGGCTTTGATCTTTCCGGGCGAAGAAGATTTTGGCATTCTGCCGGTGGAAGTGCAGGCGTGCGGGCGTCCGGTGATCGCCTTTGGCCGGGGCGGAGCGACGGAGACGGTGGTCCCCGACGAGACGGGGGTACTCTTTAGCGAGCAATCGGTCGAGTCGCTGATGTCGGCGGTCTGGCGCGCCGAGCAGCGCGACTGGTCCTCCCGCATCATCCGCGCCCACGCCGAGGGCTTCTCGCAGGAGCGCTTTTTAGAATCGGTGCGCGGTTGCATCGAGAGGGCTCTGCGGGGCGATCTTAATTTTTAG
- a CDS encoding ABC transporter ATP-binding protein — translation MAIIRSENLSKVYPVADKEPGLVGTLRHFLRRKYRLVEAVQKVSFAIEPGEVVGFLGANGAGKTTTLKMLTGLIYPSGGSVEVAGFVPFRREAAFLSKITLVMGQKQQLIWDLPALDSLKVNAAVYGLSDRDYTERVGELSEMLALADKLTQPVRKLSLGERMKAELLAALLHRPAVLFLDEPTLGLDVNAQTAVRTFLKEYNERYGATVLLTSHYMADITALCKRVLLIHKGRLIYDGSLDGLLDRFAPYREVRAEFGRPYSEAELVGFGEVEMLARCEARFLVERDSLTRTVARLLAELQVVDLKVSDPPIDEVIGKVFSTGSVN, via the coding sequence ATGGCGATCATCCGAAGCGAGAATTTGAGCAAGGTTTATCCGGTCGCCGACAAGGAACCGGGCCTTGTTGGCACGCTCCGCCATTTTTTGCGCCGCAAGTACAGGTTGGTGGAGGCGGTTCAGAAGGTCTCCTTCGCCATCGAGCCGGGCGAGGTGGTGGGCTTTTTGGGGGCGAACGGAGCGGGCAAGACGACGACGCTCAAGATGCTCACCGGGCTTATCTATCCTTCTGGGGGCAGTGTCGAGGTGGCGGGCTTCGTCCCTTTTCGGCGCGAGGCGGCCTTCTTGAGCAAGATCACCCTGGTCATGGGCCAGAAGCAGCAACTCATCTGGGATCTACCGGCCCTCGATTCGCTGAAAGTCAACGCCGCCGTCTACGGCCTGAGCGACCGCGACTATACCGAGCGCGTCGGGGAACTGAGCGAGATGCTCGCCCTTGCCGACAAACTTACCCAGCCAGTGCGCAAGCTGTCGTTGGGTGAGCGGATGAAGGCAGAATTGCTCGCCGCCCTGTTGCATCGACCGGCGGTGCTCTTTCTCGACGAACCCACCCTGGGTCTCGATGTCAACGCCCAGACCGCCGTGCGCACGTTTCTCAAAGAGTACAACGAGCGCTACGGGGCGACGGTGCTGCTCACCAGCCACTACATGGCCGACATCACCGCCCTTTGCAAGCGCGTGCTCCTCATCCACAAGGGGCGGCTCATCTACGACGGCAGCCTCGACGGCCTGCTCGATCGCTTTGCGCCCTACCGCGAGGTGCGCGCCGAATTTGGCCGTCCCTACAGCGAGGCGGAACTGGTGGGCTTTGGCGAAGTCGAGATGCTCGCCAGGTGCGAGGCGCGGTTTCTAGTTGAGCGCGACAGCCTCACCCGCACCGTCGCCCGGCTCCTGGCGGAACTGCAGGTGGTCGATCTCAAAGTGAGCGATCCGCCCATCGACGAGGTGATCGGCAAAGTCTTCTCGACCGGGAGCGTCAATTGA
- a CDS encoding S41 family peptidase, with protein sequence MARFSWRAGTSLWLVLLIGGPVLPASAQPAPQIASSYQSGTDLETVVHLLQEQSLDEGGRTASLSSERSYRELIVAQDVENKGRDPLKVEHEVIERLLGKYGNRGDALLSAEQWRAERERDRSAVEVTPVGDGISQIRISLLGAGSSSQVSQALHQADYHRGVILDLRGASGSDPQSVADVARYFLPASIKPLVQTAGARNRTRRWDSKLRGIAYDTPLVVLVSKNTRTGAEALAALLGRSGRAQVLGSTTAGADLYSETFALPSGAAVRLVSGRWRTGDGRGFADGVEPTEQTGADPLARAVELLASQPGKTLQPTVFPARSTIGDKQLGFNAGTGDLGLAGAVEYFPGGQSNVMRPNDELKIWFVPDYIVLNYKPASSLINFFADRIYTTAPGAATDKGIRIGSTYSDIVEAYGPPGTGGYNELFPFPERSRANRPDRYYVNYDAIGVSFGLETGTNVVREIGIYKPGS encoded by the coding sequence ATGGCCAGATTTTCCTGGAGAGCCGGGACAAGCTTATGGCTGGTGTTGCTTATCGGTGGACCGGTTCTACCGGCCTCAGCTCAGCCAGCGCCTCAGATTGCGAGCAGTTACCAGTCAGGAACGGACCTGGAGACGGTGGTCCACCTGCTGCAGGAGCAGTCCCTCGACGAGGGTGGCCGCACCGCTTCTTTAAGTAGTGAGCGCAGCTACCGGGAACTCATCGTCGCTCAAGATGTCGAGAACAAGGGCCGCGACCCGCTCAAAGTCGAGCACGAGGTGATCGAGCGGCTATTGGGCAAGTACGGCAATCGGGGCGACGCGCTATTGAGTGCCGAGCAGTGGCGCGCCGAGCGCGAGCGCGACCGCTCGGCGGTGGAGGTGACGCCGGTGGGCGACGGAATCTCTCAAATTCGCATTTCGCTATTGGGAGCGGGATCGTCTTCTCAGGTGAGCCAGGCGCTGCACCAGGCGGACTATCATCGGGGCGTCATCCTCGATCTGCGCGGGGCAAGCGGCAGCGATCCCCAGTCGGTGGCGGACGTAGCCCGCTACTTTCTTCCGGCCAGCATCAAACCCCTCGTTCAGACCGCCGGGGCGCGCAACCGAACCCGGCGCTGGGACAGCAAACTGCGCGGGATCGCCTACGATACGCCTCTGGTCGTACTGGTGAGCAAGAACACCCGCACCGGGGCAGAAGCGCTTGCGGCTCTATTGGGCCGCAGTGGCCGGGCCCAGGTTTTAGGCAGCACGACGGCGGGAGCCGACCTCTACTCGGAAACGTTCGCCCTGCCCAGCGGCGCGGCGGTCAGGCTGGTGAGCGGTCGCTGGCGCACCGGCGATGGGCGGGGCTTTGCCGACGGCGTCGAGCCCACCGAGCAGACAGGAGCCGATCCCCTCGCCAGGGCGGTCGAACTGCTCGCCTCCCAGCCAGGCAAGACGCTGCAGCCGACCGTCTTTCCGGCGCGCAGCACGATCGGCGACAAACAGCTGGGCTTTAACGCCGGGACGGGCGATCTGGGCCTCGCTGGAGCAGTGGAGTACTTTCCGGGCGGCCAGAGCAACGTCATGAGGCCCAACGACGAGCTGAAGATCTGGTTTGTCCCCGATTACATCGTCCTCAACTACAAGCCGGCCTCCTCGCTCATCAACTTTTTTGCTGACCGCATCTACACGACGGCACCGGGGGCCGCCACCGATAAGGGTATCCGCATCGGTTCGACCTACAGCGACATCGTCGAAGCCTACGGCCCTCCCGGCACCGGCGGCTATAACGAACTGTTTCCATTTCCAGAACGATCGCGCGCAAACCGCCCAGATCGCTACTATGTCAACTACGATGCCATAGGAGTGAGTTTTGGGCTGGAGACTGGGACCAATGTCGTTCGCGAAATTGGTATTTATAAGCCTGGCAGCTGA
- the typA gene encoding translational GTPase TypA has product METNRLSPAQIRNIAIIAHVDHGKTTLVDALLKQSGIFRDNEVVETCVMDSNDLERERGITILAKNTAVRYRDHLINIVDTPGHADFGGEVERVLGMVEGCLLIVDANEGPMPQTRFVLKKALEKGLKPILLVNKIDRPQADPHRAIDKVLDLFIELGADDDQVDFPVLYASGLAGFAKNELADESKDMQPLFEAILRHVPSPVGNPDKPLQLQVTTLDYSEYLGRIVIGKIHNGVLRAGETIAIVKDSGQIQRGKVAKLFGFEGLSRTELAEASAGNIVAVAGFADANIGETLTSADHPEALPLIRVDEPTLQMTFSVNDSPFAGQEGKYVTSRKLRERLYKELETNVSLRVEDTDSPDRFLVSGRGELHLGILIETMRREGYEFQVSKPRVIFRVVDGQVYEPFELLVLDVPDDTAGGCISNLGRRRAEMQNMQSFGNGRTQLEFVIPARGLMGFRSECLRLTRGEGIMSHSFVDYRPSVGEMETLRNGVLVAFEEGEATYYALQNAEDRGLFFITPGTRVYAGMIIGENNRQQDLELNICKTKKLTNMRSAGGEELVQLKTPMIMSLERALEYINDDELVEVTPRSIRLRKLALKAARK; this is encoded by the coding sequence ATGGAAACCAACCGTCTGAGTCCTGCTCAGATCCGCAACATCGCGATCATCGCCCACGTCGATCACGGCAAGACGACCCTGGTCGATGCACTCCTCAAACAGTCCGGCATCTTCCGCGACAACGAGGTGGTGGAGACCTGCGTGATGGACTCGAACGACCTCGAGCGCGAGCGCGGGATCACGATTCTGGCCAAGAACACGGCGGTGCGCTACCGCGATCATCTGATTAACATCGTCGATACTCCTGGCCACGCCGATTTTGGCGGCGAGGTCGAGCGCGTACTGGGCATGGTCGAGGGCTGTCTTTTGATCGTCGATGCCAACGAAGGCCCGATGCCCCAGACCCGCTTCGTCCTTAAAAAAGCGCTCGAAAAGGGCCTCAAGCCCATCTTGCTCGTCAACAAGATCGACCGGCCCCAGGCGGATCCGCACCGGGCGATCGACAAGGTGCTCGACTTATTTATCGAACTGGGAGCCGACGACGATCAAGTCGATTTTCCGGTCCTCTACGCCTCCGGGCTGGCGGGTTTTGCCAAAAACGAACTGGCCGACGAATCCAAGGACATGCAGCCATTGTTCGAGGCGATCCTCCGCCACGTCCCGTCCCCGGTGGGCAACCCCGACAAGCCTTTGCAATTGCAGGTGACCACCCTCGACTACTCCGAGTACCTGGGCCGGATCGTAATCGGCAAGATCCACAACGGTGTCCTGCGCGCCGGTGAGACGATCGCCATCGTCAAAGATTCCGGACAGATCCAGCGCGGCAAGGTGGCCAAACTTTTTGGCTTCGAGGGCTTGAGCCGCACCGAACTGGCAGAGGCATCGGCGGGCAACATCGTGGCGGTGGCGGGTTTTGCCGACGCCAACATCGGCGAGACGCTCACAAGCGCCGATCATCCCGAGGCGCTACCGCTGATTCGCGTCGATGAACCGACATTGCAGATGACCTTCTCGGTCAACGACTCGCCCTTCGCCGGCCAGGAAGGCAAGTACGTCACCAGCCGCAAACTGCGCGAGCGGCTTTATAAAGAACTGGAGACCAACGTCTCGCTTCGGGTCGAAGACACCGACTCGCCCGATCGCTTTTTGGTCTCCGGGCGCGGCGAATTGCACCTGGGCATTCTTATCGAGACGATGCGCCGCGAGGGCTACGAGTTTCAAGTCTCCAAGCCCCGCGTCATCTTCCGGGTGGTGGACGGCCAGGTCTACGAGCCCTTTGAGCTACTGGTACTCGATGTTCCCGACGACACTGCCGGTGGTTGCATCTCCAACCTGGGCCGCCGCCGGGCCGAGATGCAGAACATGCAGAGCTTCGGCAATGGCCGCACCCAGCTCGAATTTGTAATCCCGGCCCGTGGTCTGATGGGCTTTCGCTCCGAGTGCCTGCGCCTGACGCGGGGCGAGGGGATCATGAGCCATTCTTTTGTTGACTACCGCCCCTCGGTAGGCGAGATGGAAACCCTCAGAAACGGCGTGCTCGTTGCCTTTGAAGAGGGAGAGGCCACCTACTACGCGCTGCAGAACGCCGAGGACCGGGGTCTGTTTTTTATCACCCCCGGCACCCGCGTCTATGCGGGCATGATCATCGGTGAGAACAACCGCCAGCAGGACCTCGAACTCAACATCTGCAAGACCAAAAAGCTCACCAACATGCGCTCCGCCGGCGGTGAGGAACTGGTGCAGCTCAAGACGCCCATGATCATGAGCCTCGAGCGCGCCCTCGAGTACATCAACGACGACGAACTGGTAGAGGTGACGCCCCGATCGATCCGCCTGCGCAAGCTGGCCCTCAAGGCTGCCCGCAAATAA
- a CDS encoding CTP synthase, with the protein MTKYIFVTGGVVSSIGKGIVAASLGRLLKSRGYSVSILKLDPYINVDPGTMSPFQHGEVFVTNDGAETDLDLGHYERFTDTDMSKLNNVTTGLIYQSVINKERRGDYRGGTVQVIPHITNEIKERIRRVALDTNPEVVIVEVGGTVGDIESLPFLEAIRQFRKDVGRENVIYTHVTLIPFIGSAGEMKTKPTQHSVKELRSIGIQPDILVCRSDRPLNNGIKEKISEFCDVPVEAVITCQDAQTIYAVPLNLEREGLAEQALVLLGLERRVPDLRDWQVLVDRVCHPSRSVTIAIVGKYVRLSDAYISVVEALRHAAVAHDAEVKVEWVSAEAVEERGAEYFLTNVDGVVVPGGFGTRGIDGKVGAIAFVRQSRLPFLGLCLGMQCSVIEWARHVAMIEANSTEFDPSTPNPVISLLPEQADVVDLGGTMRLGLFPCRLHEGSLAARLYGEPLVYERHRHRYEFNNAYRKAIAEAGFLVSGTSPDERLVEIIELVDHPYFIATQFHPEFKSRPNRPHPLFFGLVRAALERRTSEQRSPIALPSTVG; encoded by the coding sequence ATGACAAAGTACATATTTGTGACGGGCGGTGTCGTCTCCTCGATCGGCAAGGGCATCGTCGCCGCTTCCCTTGGCCGTCTGCTCAAGTCGCGGGGCTACTCGGTCAGCATCTTGAAGCTCGACCCGTATATCAACGTCGATCCGGGCACGATGAGCCCGTTTCAGCACGGAGAGGTGTTCGTGACCAACGACGGGGCCGAGACCGACCTCGATCTGGGCCACTACGAGCGCTTTACCGACACCGACATGTCCAAGCTCAACAACGTCACCACCGGCCTGATTTATCAAAGTGTGATCAACAAGGAGCGCCGGGGCGACTACAGGGGCGGCACCGTCCAGGTCATTCCCCACATCACCAACGAAATCAAAGAGCGCATCCGCCGGGTCGCCCTCGACACCAACCCCGAGGTCGTGATCGTCGAGGTGGGGGGCACCGTGGGCGACATCGAGTCGCTGCCTTTTTTGGAGGCGATCCGCCAGTTCCGCAAGGATGTGGGCCGCGAGAACGTCATCTATACCCACGTCACCCTCATCCCTTTTATCGGCTCGGCGGGCGAGATGAAGACCAAGCCCACCCAGCACTCGGTCAAAGAACTGCGCTCGATCGGCATCCAGCCCGATATTCTTGTCTGCCGCAGCGACCGGCCCCTCAACAACGGCATCAAAGAAAAAATCTCCGAATTTTGCGACGTGCCCGTCGAGGCAGTGATCACCTGCCAGGACGCCCAGACGATCTATGCTGTGCCCCTCAACCTCGAGCGCGAGGGCTTAGCAGAGCAGGCACTGGTTCTATTGGGCCTTGAGCGCAGGGTGCCCGACCTGCGCGACTGGCAGGTGCTGGTCGATCGCGTCTGCCATCCGTCGCGCTCGGTGACGATTGCGATCGTCGGCAAGTACGTGCGCCTCTCCGACGCTTATATCTCAGTAGTCGAAGCGCTCCGCCACGCCGCTGTCGCCCACGACGCGGAAGTTAAAGTCGAGTGGGTTTCCGCCGAAGCGGTCGAGGAGCGCGGGGCAGAGTATTTTCTGACAAACGTAGATGGGGTCGTCGTGCCGGGGGGCTTCGGCACGCGGGGCATCGATGGCAAGGTGGGGGCGATCGCCTTTGTCCGCCAGAGTCGCCTGCCCTTTCTTGGCCTGTGCCTCGGCATGCAGTGCTCGGTGATCGAGTGGGCGCGGCACGTCGCGATGATCGAGGCCAACAGCACCGAGTTCGACCCGAGCACCCCCAACCCGGTCATCTCGCTGTTGCCCGAACAGGCCGACGTGGTAGATCTAGGCGGCACGATGCGGCTGGGCCTTTTTCCCTGCCGCCTGCACGAAGGTTCCCTCGCGGCCAGACTCTACGGGGAGCCCCTCGTCTACGAGCGCCACCGCCACCGCTACGAGTTCAACAACGCCTACCGCAAGGCGATCGCCGAGGCGGGTTTTCTGGTAAGCGGTACCTCGCCGGACGAGCGCCTGGTCGAAATTATCGAACTCGTCGATCACCCGTACTTTATTGCCACCCAGTTCCATCCTGAGTTCAAGTCCCGGCCCAACCGGCCCCATCCGCTGTTTTTTGGCCTGGTGCGCGCCGCCCTCGAGCGCCGCACCAGCGAGCAGCGGTCTCCCATCGCCCTGCCTTCGACGGTGGGCTAG
- a CDS encoding NAD(P)H-quinone oxidoreductase subunit M, whose protein sequence is MLKSTTRHVHIFAAEVQAEVLYPSDRKLTLDIDPDNEFIWNDVALQKVYSEFERLVAQYSGQALSDYNLRRIGSDLENFIRSLLQKGEIAYNLDSRVLNFSMGRPQVGGSKS, encoded by the coding sequence ATGCTCAAATCCACCACGCGCCACGTCCACATCTTCGCCGCCGAGGTCCAGGCCGAAGTGCTCTACCCGAGCGACCGCAAGCTCACCCTCGACATCGATCCAGACAACGAATTTATCTGGAACGACGTTGCTTTGCAGAAGGTCTACTCCGAATTCGAGCGGCTCGTCGCCCAGTACAGCGGCCAGGCCCTGAGCGACTACAACCTGCGGCGCATCGGCTCCGATCTTGAGAATTTTATTCGTAGCCTGCTGCAAAAAGGCGAGATCGCCTACAACCTCGATAGCCGCGTCCTCAACTTCAGCATGGGCCGTCCGCAGGTGGGCGGTTCCAAAAGCTGA